A section of the Chelmon rostratus isolate fCheRos1 chromosome 16, fCheRos1.pri, whole genome shotgun sequence genome encodes:
- the dgat1a gene encoding diacylglycerol O-acyltransferase 1a: MSDRAEMRGPVTRRRRTTISGGGSGVVSVKQANGSKEHDAGEKPPQYPAKVKTDEVSRHASNNGKVDRQTGVSGQQQPPLTNTPRRQRSAVEDINERLSCHVLQESLLSSASGYSNYRGILNWCVVMLVLSNARLFLENIIKYGILVDPIQVVSLFLKDPYSWPAACLIIVSNVFILAALYTERRLAVGTISEMTGLILHIFNLASLLIFPSCTVLTVTSMTPVGGVLSLGIYTVLLLKLYSYQDTNRWCREIRQAKAKRLTRSYSCPSVAQSNGSAVHTHVSYPGNLTHRDMYYFIFAPTLCYQLNFPRSPRIRKRFLMRRLFEMLFFMQLLVGLIQQWMVPTIQNSMKPFQEMDFSRMVERLLKLAVPNHLIWLIFFYWFFHSSLNFVAELLQFGDREFYKDWWNSETVTYFWANWNIPVHKWCLRHFYKPMLRKGINKFMAQTAVFLVSAFFHEYLVSVPLKMFRLWAFMGMMAQVPLALFVSRFLNGNYGNAAVWISLIIGQPVAVLMYVHDYYVIHYGGTT, from the exons ATGAGCGACAGAGCCGAGATGAGAGGGCCCGTAACCCGCCGGAGGAGGACGACCATCTCCGGCGGTGGCAGCGGAGTAGTCAGCGTCAAACAAGCCAACGGCAGCAAGGAGCACGACGCTGGGGAGAAGCCCCCACAGTATCCCGCTAAAGTCAAAACAGACGAGGTGTCCAGGCATGCAAGTAACAACGGGAAGGTGGACAGGCAGACGGGGGTGTcagggcagcagcagccgccgctCACAAACACTCCGAGGAGACAGAGGAGCGCGGTGGAAGATATCAACGAGAGACTCAG CTGTCACGTCCTCCAGGAGTCTCTCTTGAGCTCAGCCAGTGGCTACAGCAACTACAGAGGAATCCTCAACTGGTGTGTTGTCATGCTG GTGCTGAGTAATGCACGCCTCTTCTTGGAGAACATTATAAA GTATGGTATCTTGGTGGACCCTATTCAAGTAGTGTCTCTCTTCTTGAAGGACCCCTATAGCTGGCCAGCAGCTTGCCTCATCATTG tGTCTAATGTGTTCATCTTAGCCGCCTTGTACACAGAGCGCCGTCTGGCTGTG GGTACCATTTCTGAAATGACCGGACTGATTCTTCATATTTTCAACCTGGCATCCCTGTTGATCTTTCCTTCATGTACTGTGCTCACTGTGACCTCCATGACCCCAG tgggtgGTGTGCTCTCCCTAGGAATCTACACAGTGCTCCTCCTCAAGCTGTACTCCTACCAAGACACCAACAGGTGGTGTAGAGAAATCAGACAAGCGAAAGCCAAGAGACTAACACGATCATACTCGT GTCCGTCTGTGGCCCAGTCCAATGGTTCAGCAGTTCATACCCATGTCTCTTATCCAGGCAACCTCACCCACAGAG ACATGTACTACTTTATCTTTGCCCCAACTCTCTGCTACCAGCTCAACTTCCCGCGGTCACCTCGAATACGTAAACGGTTCCTGATGAGAAGACTTTTTGAAATG CTCTTCTTCATGCAGCTGTTGGTGGGATTGATACAGCAG TGGATGGTTCCCACAATACAGAACTCAATGAAACCGTTCCAG GAAATGGACTTTTCTAGGATGGTGGAGCGCCTCCTAAAGTTAGCT gTCCCGAATCATCTAATATGGTTAATATTCTTCTATTGGTTTTTCCATTCTTCTTTGAACTTTgtggcagagctgctgcagtttggagaCAGAGAGTTCTACAAAGACTGGTG GAACTCTGAAACTGTCACATATTTCTGGGCCAACTGGAATATCCCAGTTCACAAATGGTGCCTGAG ACACTTCTATAAGCCGATGTTGAGGAAGGGGATCAACAAGTTTATGGCTCAAACCGCCGTCTTCCTGGTGTCTGCCTTCTTCCATGAG TACCTGGTGAGTGTTCCTCTGAAGATGTTCAGACTGTGGGCCTTTATGGGAATGATGGCTCAG GTTCCTCTGGCTTTGTTTGTGAGTCGTTTCCTGAATGGAAACTATGGCAATGCTGCTGTGTGGATCTCACTCATCATTGGCCAGCCTGTCGCTGTGTTGATGTATGTCCATGACTACTATGTCATTCATTACGGGGGCACTACATAG